In a genomic window of Desulfobacterales bacterium:
- a CDS encoding tripartite tricarboxylate transporter substrate binding protein, with amino-acid sequence MKNYVKLVSIVAVALCFAVSAAAPAKAEWPGNKPITVVIQYKAGGGTDVLTRAYTKAMEKTLGTTVNAVNREGAVGALAMDFVNSKPADGYWWLGASQFSKPLRVMGHTKLSGWKDWQYYKIASGIQGWAVRADSPFKTMADFIEAAKKNPEKYSISNSGVGGIWNEGNEIMIKGAGIKVRQIPYKGGAPGALACLQGEVDVTGSGIHETIEHIKAGKLRNLAVFTKEPIKLEDGTVLRPITDYIPSLAGYAPFGSEYTLGVKRDAPVEALEKIKTAFVAAANDPEFTSYIGKKFFFKALALGEEADRMAVLRESVTAWLFWDLKVEGVKVNPADLGIPRPEDFEKWWPPKGYKPRISSN; translated from the coding sequence ATGAAAAATTATGTAAAACTTGTATCTATTGTAGCAGTTGCGCTTTGCTTTGCAGTTTCAGCGGCCGCGCCGGCAAAGGCCGAATGGCCCGGCAACAAGCCCATAACGGTGGTGATTCAGTACAAAGCCGGCGGCGGCACGGATGTCTTGACCCGGGCGTATACCAAAGCCATGGAAAAGACCCTGGGCACAACCGTTAATGCGGTCAATCGCGAAGGGGCAGTGGGAGCCCTGGCAATGGATTTTGTCAACTCCAAACCGGCTGACGGCTACTGGTGGCTGGGCGCCTCCCAGTTCAGCAAACCCTTGCGGGTCATGGGTCATACCAAGCTGAGCGGTTGGAAAGACTGGCAGTACTACAAAATAGCCAGCGGTATCCAGGGCTGGGCGGTCCGGGCGGATTCCCCTTTCAAAACCATGGCCGATTTTATAGAGGCCGCCAAGAAAAACCCGGAAAAATATTCAATCTCCAACTCGGGTGTGGGCGGCATCTGGAATGAAGGCAACGAAATCATGATCAAGGGCGCCGGCATCAAAGTTCGTCAGATTCCCTACAAGGGCGGTGCACCGGGCGCATTGGCATGTCTTCAGGGCGAGGTGGACGTGACCGGCAGCGGCATTCACGAGACCATTGAGCATATCAAAGCCGGGAAGCTGAGAAACCTGGCGGTATTCACCAAAGAACCGATCAAACTTGAAGACGGGACGGTTCTGAGGCCCATTACCGATTATATCCCCTCTCTGGCCGGATACGCCCCCTTTGGATCGGAATATACCCTGGGAGTCAAGCGGGATGCGCCGGTTGAAGCTCTGGAAAAGATCAAGACGGCTTTTGTCGCCGCAGCCAACGATCCGGAATTCACGTCGTATATCGGTAAAAAGTTCTTTTTCAAGGCCCTGGCGCTCGGAGAGGAAGCCGACCGCATGGCAGTCCTGCGCGAAAGCGTCACCGCCTGGCTTTTCTGGGATCTTAAAGTGGAAGGCGTCAAGGTAAATCCGGCCGACCTGGGGATTCCCCGGCCGGAAGATTTCGAGAAATGGTGGCCGCCCAAAGGCTACAAACCTCGGATTTCTTCGAACTGA
- a CDS encoding SDR family NAD(P)-dependent oxidoreductase: protein MLTDTSVAIITGGGAGIGKACAVRFAKEGVRVVVVDRNAADGSATVAHLKDSGTEALFCEADVSREKDCARFADAALKAFGRIDALVANAGIRVFGTVLEATEEDWDKMLAVNLKGVSFSCKAVLPAMIGQKSGAIVMIGSTTAMTGRTDMPIYDATKFGVLSLTRSLAATCGKHGIRVNAVCPSKTITDFHINNARAKGISPEQFRAGFKDYGLLGRAGESHEVAAAVYFMAGPEASFITGQYLMVDGGFSIGAKPFT, encoded by the coding sequence ATGTTAACTGATACTTCTGTTGCCATCATAACCGGCGGGGGCGCCGGCATTGGAAAAGCATGTGCCGTCCGGTTTGCAAAAGAGGGCGTCCGGGTGGTGGTGGTGGACCGGAATGCGGCAGACGGCAGCGCAACCGTCGCGCATCTCAAGGATTCCGGTACAGAGGCCCTTTTCTGTGAAGCCGATGTATCGCGCGAAAAAGACTGTGCACGTTTTGCCGATGCGGCCCTTAAAGCATTCGGACGGATCGATGCGCTGGTGGCCAATGCCGGTATCCGGGTGTTCGGCACGGTTCTGGAAGCCACCGAAGAAGATTGGGATAAAATGCTGGCGGTCAACCTCAAAGGCGTCAGCTTTTCCTGCAAGGCGGTTCTACCGGCGATGATTGGGCAGAAGTCCGGCGCCATCGTAATGATCGGTTCCACAACCGCCATGACCGGGAGGACCGATATGCCCATCTATGACGCCACCAAGTTCGGGGTTTTAAGTCTTACCCGCAGCCTTGCAGCAACTTGCGGAAAACACGGGATTCGGGTCAATGCCGTCTGCCCTTCAAAAACAATTACCGATTTTCATATCAATAACGCCCGGGCCAAAGGAATCTCACCGGAGCAGTTCAGGGCCGGTTTTAAAGATTACGGTCTGTTGGGAAGGGCGGGTGAATCCCACGAGGTTGCGGCCGCCGTTTACTTTATGGCCGGTCCGGAAGCCTCTTTTATTACCGGTCAATATCTGATGGTGGACGGCGGGTTTTCCATCGGCGCAAAACCCTTTACTTGA